A genome region from Maylandia zebra isolate NMK-2024a linkage group LG6, Mzebra_GT3a, whole genome shotgun sequence includes the following:
- the LOC143419008 gene encoding uncharacterized protein LOC143419008: MSSDLAENIGRAVLSAIQRFSGNAPSTSQTPQHLESSNAPGPSRPAVSTGIPYCSDGYQGRLQISKEELENVLSLKTSFTEAASILSISRPTLYKLLQDYNISESKFNVISDHELDQIVSQIKTEHPNVGEVMLMGHLRSKNIVVQRWRVRKSLRRVDSAGVLSRRRTAVARRVYSVPHPNFIWHIDGNHKLIRWKFVVHGAIDGYSRMLMFLQCSSNNRAETVKALFTAAVGQFGRPLHIRTDHGGENAQIWEDMRASRDESSVLMGSSVHNQRIERFNRDLNNNCSRIYAPIFYELESLGILDLENATDLFCLHVFLPRINRTLKEFKAGYNNHSVSTEGNRTPIQLFACGTHVSHRHNPELSTAEVSIPSLSNSESRFVPLNDSDLQELYTSIHPFEEDNNNGKTLFQRTQQYIFNKLVNV; this comes from the exons ATGTCCAGCGATTTAGCTGAAAACATTGGAAGAGCCGTTTTGTCGGCCATCCAACGATTCAGCGGTAATGCACCCTCGACCTCACAAACGCCGCAGCACTTG GAATCCAGCAATGCACCTGGACCAAGTAGACCTGCCGTCTCCACTGGGATACCATACTGCTCG GATGGTTACCAAGGAAGGCTTCAGATTTCCAAAGAGGAATTGGAAAATGTTCTTTCCCTGAAAACATCTTTTACTGAAGCTGCATCTATCCTTTCCATCTCCAGGCCCACTCTGTATAAGTTACTGCAAGACTATAATATCTCAGAGTCAAAATTCAATGTAATCAGTGACCATGAGTTAGATCAGATAGTGTCCCAGATAAAAACTGAACATCCAAATGTTGGAGAAGTGATGCTGATGGGTCATCTGCGTTCCAAAAACATAGTGGTTCAAAGATGGCGCGTAAGAAAGTCACTGCGGAGGGTGGACTCGGCTGGTGTTCTATCCAGGAGAAGAACTGCAGTTGCTCGGCGAGTATATTCTGTGCCTCATCCAAATTTCATATGGCACATAGATGGAAATCACAAACTGATTCGTTGGAAGTTTGTTGTTCATGGTGCAATAGATGGATACAGCAGGATGTTGATGTTTCTTCAGTGCTCCAGCAATAATCGAGCTGAGACTGTGAAAGCCCTCTTTACTGCAGCTGTTGGACAATTTGGCAGACCCCTGCATATCAGGACTGATCACGGAGGAGAGAATGCTCAGATTTGGGAGGACATGCGAGCAAGCAGGGATGAAAGCTCTGTCTTAATGGGAAGTTCTGTGCACAACCAGAGGATTGAGCGTTTCAACCGAGACTTAAACAACAACTGTAGCCGCATTTATGCACCTATATTTTATGAATTGGAATCACTTGGTATCCTAGACTTAGAAAATGCAACAGACCTATTTtgccttcatgtgtttctaccACGAATCAACCGCACTTTGAAGGAATTCAAAGCTGGATATAACAATCACTCTGTTTCCACTGAAGGTAATAGAACTCCCATCCAGCTTTTTGCCTGCGGAACTCATGTGTCTCATCGTCACAACCCAGAACTTTCTACAGCAGAGGTCTCCATACCCTCCTTGTCAAACTCTGAAAGTAGGTTTGTCCCATTAAATGACAGCGATTTACAAGAGCTATATACAAGCATTCACCCTTTTGAAGAAGACAACAATAATGGTAAAACATTGTTTCAACGAACACAGCAGTATATTTTTAACAAACTTGTAAATGTGTGA
- the LOC112435052 gene encoding uncharacterized protein LOC112435052, translating into MSSDLAENIGRAVLSAIQRFSGNAPSTSQTPQHLESSNAPGPSRPAVSTGIPYCSVPLPSVPQAHATRSHFVRKNKTCKHYTKDVVCLPLSSASTFLIPRGDSRAKLAQDGLIGKISFTSDWSEAQLREEIAAIFRRTFALSTGQTFPFEYLSTIRGCKRLMKPNVSSSFLWGGQEVGSICSTTCLYIMAGIQKPAQEEPEELSDSDFESPVCRRRRVHHALSTTPGESEAKHQETESCIQESENEGQAEGQQMFPYNVAEFVPIFLEEDEALEEAIQCSLLEESDRQSEVHISRSFKKLSKEEIEGLLRAHSEKVITPGTRQLHISRANVWSTALRQFKRPKFAESCEMLYVTFASDEHDTEEDAADLGGPRREFFRLLVKAIFQDSGAFEATPNGCTLKFNILHLQNGVYRTIGRMLSTIIVQGGEAPALLSPHVVDYIVSGDILQVHLTPDDIGDPELRENLKKVVNATTQHDLEEAVSCCDSWRYQVEGLPLTVTMANKDLFVKNAALYLAVLQRQSCFDQLTDGLSYYGILSLLRENPSLRVLLDLSGGGQRSDSQFNCWGSQAKLFCPWEQQKS; encoded by the exons ATGTCCAGCGATTTAGCTGAAAACATTGGAAGAGCCGTTTTGTCGGCCATCCAACGATTCAGCGGTAATGCACCCTCGACCTCACAAACGCCGCAGCACTTG GAATCCAGCAATGCACCTGGACCAAGTAGACCTGCCGTCTCCACTGGGATACCATACTGCTCG GTTCCTCTTCCATCAGTTCCTCAAGCTCATGCTACGCGCTCACATTTTGTGAGAAAAAACAAGACCTGCAAACACTATACAAAAGATGTTGTGTGCTTGCCCTTGTCTTCAGCATCAACGTTTCTCATACCGAGAGGAGATTCACGAGCAAAACTAGCACAAGATGGCCTTATTGGGAAGATCTCCTTTACATCTGACTGGTCTGAAGCACAACTTAGAGAAGAAATAGCAGCAATCTTCAGAAGAACATTTGCACTGTCAACTGGCCAGACATTCCCTTTTGAGTATTTGAGTACAATTAGAGGATGTAAACGACTAATGAAACCAAATGTTTCTAGCAGTTTTCTTTGGGGTGGCCAAGAAGTTGGCTCGATTTGTTCCACCACCTGCCTCTATATAATGGCAGGGATACAAAAACCTGCACAG GAGGAACCAGAAGAGCtgtctgacagtgactttgaaagTCCAGTCTGCCGGAGAAGACGAG TGCATCATGCGTTGTCTACAACACCAGGTGAAAGTGAGGCCAAGCATCAGGAAACAGAGAGCTGCATTCAAGAGAGTGAAAATGAGGGACAGGCAGAGGGACAGCAGATGTTTCCATATAATGTGGCAGAATTTGT CCCTATTTTTCTGGAGGAAGATGAAGCTCTTGAAGAGGCAATTCAGTGTAGCCTCCTAGAAGAGTCTGATAGACAGAGTGAAGTTCATATTTCAAG GTCTTTTAAGAAGCTCAGCAAAGAAGAAATTGAAGGTCTTCTTAGAGCTCATAGTGAGAAAGTCATTACACCAGGAACAAGACAACTCCATATCAGTCGAGCCAATGTGTGGTCGACTGCTTTGCGTCAGTTCAAGAGACCCAAGTTTGCAGAAAGCTGTGAGATGCTTTATGTCACATTTGCAAGCGATGAACATGATACAGAGGAAGATGCTGCTGACCTTGGGGGGCCAAGGCGGGAGTTTTTCCGTTTACTGGTGAAGGCCATCTTTCAGGACAGTGGTGCTTTTGAAG CTACACCAAATGGATGCACACTGAAATTTAACATCCTACACTTGCAAAATGGAGTATATCGAACCATTGGCAGGATGTTGTCCACGATAATAGTGCAAggtggagaagcacctgcccttCTCTCTCCACATGTAGTAGACTACATTGTGTCAGGAGACATTCTTCAAGTACACCTAACACCGGATGATATAGGTGACCCTGAGTTAAGAGAGAATCTGAAAAAG GTTGTAAATGCAACAACTCAACATGATTTGGAGGAAGCAGTCAGCTGCTGCGACTCATGGCGATATCAAGTTGAAGGTCTTCCACTCACAGTCACCATGGCCAATAAAGATCTGTTTGTGAAAAATGCAGCTCTATACCTTGCAGTTCTGCAACGGCAAAGCTGTTTCGATCAACTAACTGATGGCTTGTCCTACTATGGA ATTTTATCACTCCTGAGAGAGAACCCCAGTTTGCGTGTTCTGCTTGACCTATCGGGGGGAGGACAAAGATCTGACAGCCAGTTTAATTGCTGGGGTTCTCAGGCCAAGCTATTCTGTCCTTGGGAGCAACAGAAGAGTTAG